GGGCGAGAGAAAAGCTACGGATTTGCCTTGGCCTTCTCGACTTCTATGGTGCATTTGGTCACTATTCCTGCTATTACGCCCAGCGCGGCCAGCCATGGCGCCAGCGCGAGCACCGCAACCGCCCCGGCCGCTCCCCATGTGACAGGGATGGACAAGAGCAGCTTGCCTTTCTCATCTTTTATGTTGATTCTCTTGACCTGGGCATCGTTGATTATTTCCTTGACTTTGCCGACCAAGCCTTCGCCAGAGACGTTGTAGACGTCCTTTTCAATCCCTACCTGGGCCCCGCAATTGGGGCAGAATCTAGCATTAGACGGGAGTTCAGCATGGCATTCCTTGCATTTTCCGGGAGTGGCTTCTTCGACCATATCGAACTTGCGTGTACCTCTTTTCTCCAGCAATCAATCAACAGTACAATATTCAAGGTTTTTCCTGCGGCTACCAACAGCCAGGTTGTCCATGCGCGCACGTGTGTGTGCGCGCGCAACCGCCTTGATCCTGCCATTACTTATTATTGCCCGCTGACATCATGAACAGGGGACCCGTTCACCACCATGCTGCAGCCCCGGATTGTAACCTCTGTTGCGCCGTACGTGACTGTCGCCGGCGCCCTGCAGGCTACCCAGCTTGCGCACGAGGACGGATTTTCAGGGGTGGAGCACAGCGAAGACCACCTTCACTGCTCTGTTGCGGCAAAGCCAAACTGCCTTGCCATGCTGAGGGAATTCAGCGCGGACAAGCACATGCACAACTCCCTCCACAAGACCTTGCACAGGCCCAGCATCGACTCGCCGGACAGGGCCGAGAGGAAGAAGGCAGTAGAATACACGCTAAAGACGCTCGATTACATGGAGGCTGCCGGCATCCCGAGGATGGTCCTGCACAGCTTTAGCGACCTGCCTGCCTTCTTTTCCCTAAAGGCCGAGCGCGCCAACAGGGCAGGATACCTGGTAGGCTCCAACGTTGTCAAGGTGTACGGCGTCCTTGCTCCCGCGCTAAGGGCGTACCGCCGGTGGAAAAAAGAAGAGGTCCAGGCGAACTTTATGCGCTCGCTGGAAGAGATAGCGAAGTACGCGGCCGACAAGAAAGTAGACGGCGGCAGGCCCATCGAGATCGTGTTTGAGGAGCATTACTCGGATGCCATTGACTATGACCTCGTCCCGTACGGGAGGGGGAATTTCGTCAACGTCATCCGCGGCATAGACACGGCGCACCACCTGATCAGGACAGGAAAAGACCTGGACCTTGAAGGGGTGTCGGAGCCTATCCACTTTCACGCAGTCGACACGAACGGCAGGATAGACGACCACAGGACGATAGGCACGGGCAGGGTGCATTTCGAGAACAGCCTGTCGGCCGCCATTGGAAGGAACCTGGCAAGCGCCATCGTGATAGAAGACGGCACGAGAAAGAGCGCGCTAAGGTCCAAGGAAGTGCTGGCGGCCATGATAAAGCGCATTGGCACGGCTAGTCGAAATTGATATCACATCATCAACAACAACGCGTGGGTAAAAACGTCCTAGTCAGAAGAAGAAATGCCTGCGACTTCAGAATAGGTCTTTATCGTGTATCCCTTGGCGCGAATGTCGTCGATGAGCGCATCCAGGTCGGCCAGTTCGCTGCTTGAAACCTGGTTTGTCGGGTTCTGGTTTGAGTCCTTGATTGCAAAGTCTTCAGGGTGCAATGTCACCACTGCATACCCGTAGGATGATATTGCCTCGTCGATGCTGCTTGTCATAGTATTCATCGATGTCTTTGTCGGCGGTTCGGAATCGTAGGTGTAAAAGCCCACCACCTGCGGGAGGTGGTAGACGCCATGCGAGTCTGAAATGTCAGAGCCAGGCATTGCCTTGTAGACCTTGTTGTTTGGGCTGTCAGGGTCGTCAGGGTCGTAGACGCTCAAAAGCTCTTCGTCGAATTCCGCGCTTATGATCTTCATGTCGAGCGCTTCCAGTGCGGCAAGAGTGTCTTCGTTATAGGAGTTGTACGGCGGGATAAAGACTACTGCGCTTGTCCCCCAGAGCGCGACCATCTTTTGGTTGGCCCGCTGCAGCGTGGCGCGCTGCTCCTGAAGAGTCAGGGTCTTGTAGTCGACGTGGTCCCACGCGTGGCTTGCAAGCTCGAACGTGCCAGACGAGAGGCCTGCCCTTACTTTGTCAACCACGGATGAATCGTTTCCCACAATGTTCATTATCGCCCCGACGTTGAGTTTTTCATTCTTTTCAATGAAATAATCCATGAGTGCAACCTGGACCGAGTTCATCCACTCATCCTGAATGTCATCAAGCCTAAAGATGACGCAATTGCAGGCTTGTTCCTCCTGTGCAGGCGCTGCGGCAATGGAAGCATTGGCAGAAGAGATTGGAACAGAGACCATGCCAGAGACGAGCAGCAGGGCTGCAACAGCCGCTGCTACTGCTGCCGAGCTATTCCTGGCTGACAACATCCGGCTTTTTTTGCCACATTTCATTTGTACAGGCGCGTCTTGCGTTTCCTTTCTTGGACTAAAAGCGTGGTGCAGACCTACTCTATAGAATCCAAGCATTGAATTTTACGCT
The sequence above is drawn from the Nitrososphaera viennensis EN76 genome and encodes:
- a CDS encoding TIM barrel protein; this translates as MLQPRIVTSVAPYVTVAGALQATQLAHEDGFSGVEHSEDHLHCSVAAKPNCLAMLREFSADKHMHNSLHKTLHRPSIDSPDRAERKKAVEYTLKTLDYMEAAGIPRMVLHSFSDLPAFFSLKAERANRAGYLVGSNVVKVYGVLAPALRAYRRWKKEEVQANFMRSLEEIAKYAADKKVDGGRPIEIVFEEHYSDAIDYDLVPYGRGNFVNVIRGIDTAHHLIRTGKDLDLEGVSEPIHFHAVDTNGRIDDHRTIGTGRVHFENSLSAAIGRNLASAIVIEDGTRKSALRSKEVLAAMIKRIGTASRN
- a CDS encoding DUF4342 domain-containing protein, which encodes MVEEATPGKCKECHAELPSNARFCPNCGAQVGIEKDVYNVSGEGLVGKVKEIINDAQVKRINIKDEKGKLLLSIPVTWGAAGAVAVLALAPWLAALGVIAGIVTKCTIEVEKAKANP
- a CDS encoding polysaccharide deacetylase family protein, encoding MLSARNSSAAVAAAVAALLLVSGMVSVPISSANASIAAAPAQEEQACNCVIFRLDDIQDEWMNSVQVALMDYFIEKNEKLNVGAIMNIVGNDSSVVDKVRAGLSSGTFELASHAWDHVDYKTLTLQEQRATLQRANQKMVALWGTSAVVFIPPYNSYNEDTLAALEALDMKIISAEFDEELLSVYDPDDPDSPNNKVYKAMPGSDISDSHGVYHLPQVVGFYTYDSEPPTKTSMNTMTSSIDEAISSYGYAVVTLHPEDFAIKDSNQNPTNQVSSSELADLDALIDDIRAKGYTIKTYSEVAGISSSD